The Vigna unguiculata cultivar IT97K-499-35 chromosome 1, ASM411807v1, whole genome shotgun sequence nucleotide sequence ATTTACAGGGGAAGTTCAGGCAAAGCGAAAACTTTGAACAAGTTGTCTTACATTATCTGTTACATATGAAACGATTGTGgtaagaaattatatattttataatcttaCCAAATTAACTCAACGTGTGCATAAAAACAGGTTAAACGTAAAGTGCTATCAGAATTCAGTTCAATTTTTTAGCCATAAATGCAATTGCAAATCATACAATGAAGAATTGCTGGAAATCTTAATTATTTCAGCTTTTGTTCTATGTTTGTTATACATAATCTTTAAATGTTCAACCTAAAATGAGGCTCTAAAACTAAACAAGGATCTCTCGTTAAAATAAATGCACACGGTGCAGCAAAAGAGAACGGTTTGgttataaattatatgaaaaaaaaaaacagaacaagAGAGGGTCATACACACTAACCATACAGGGCATCTCCCTTTTCCTCATGGTCAAACTCAGAAAGAGGCATCACAATAGATTGTAACTTCACTTTTCCACCACGTTTGTTCTGAAAATTACAACAACATAGCAAATTTCTCAGTATCGCTTTctagaaaacaattttaaaagttagcATCCGAAATTTGTTTGTGTAGACCGAAAACCGTAACTAATTTATACCTGATACTCCATCAATTTCTCAGCATGCTCCCTTTCCTCCTCACTTGACTCCTTAAAAAATCTGCAACGATGGAAATCATTAATTAGCAACTCCCCACAAGGTAAATTAAAACACCAGAGAGCAGAAACCGTAAATAATTATAACCAAATCATTACTTGGCAAGACCCTTGAGCGCAACATTGTCCCTGTCGAAGTAGGCAAACATCGCATGATAAACATACGAAACATTGTACTCCACACTGCAAAAGGGAAAAATAAAGCATAGAAATAAAGTGAAATCAAACAGCATAGACCCAGAAAGAATCAAAAGCCTTAATCAACTTCCACccataaaaataaagtgaaatttatAAGGGGTTATCGTTGGTGAATATAACTAAAAagagaatttgaattttgaagtaAGAAAAGATAGAAGCAGGGAGCCCAACGCACTTGATCTGTTCGTTGACAACAGCCTCGCACTCATTGGTGTACTTCTGGCGAGCAAGGGAAGCTTCTGGAAGTGTGGGGACAAGGTCGAGCTCCTTCTTGACCTCTTCAAAGGGTTCAAAAACGACGCCGGTTAAGGGACGGTTGTTGGAGCCCTTGGTGGCGCAGGGAACGAAGCTTTTGGCATGAGAGTTGCAGCGAATAGCAGAAGAAGGGTTTATGAGAGGGAGTATATGGTCGGCGTTGGTGTTGGCGTTGGCGTTGGCGTTGGGGTTGagtagagagaaagaagaagcgGTTCTGAGAAGCATGGTTGCAGAGAAGAGGAGAAAGGAATGTGTTGCGTTAGTTGAGCAATGAGGTTGTTAGTGTGAGGTAGATACATGATGAAGCATGATGCTGCATGGAGGTATATGCACACGTTGGAATTGGCGCGTGGGGTGCTCCTCTCCTGCATCACCATTCGCTCCAATATCTACACTCTTCTCTTCTTCCCTCCAATTCGTGCTCCTtatttctttcatcttttaagTGGCTACggttttttcttcattattttttcttttctgttggGCCCATGTTTCAATCATTCGTCACATAACCTCCTTTTTATTGGGTACAAGTTGGGTGAGGCcgcttcttcctgcacctctaaATTGCTTTCTGCATCTCGTGAAAGCTACAATTTTAccccttttttattttgagtttcagAATACAAAATTAAGAGACATTTCAAGATGCATAGTTTGAAAtgcaaaagttatattttagattggatattttgaaatacaaaattttattttaaaatatattatattttgaattgtacaatttaaaatgttttttttttaaaaaaagaaaaaggtaaaatgtGGAAGGTGAGAGCGATGGAGGAAGAAGTAAGGGGTGCCAGTggtggaggaagaagaaaagacaTCAATCGAGGTTGAGGAAGAGGATGAGGGTGCTGGAGGTGGAGGAAAGAACTCTGAAGGAATGCACTaggagaggaagaggaagaagaagaaaataagattaaataagACATTTTGTATGGGGGTGCTGGTTGAAATAATGTATGGAGGTACAGGAAGAAGTTGCAGTTGGGTTAGAGTAGAAAAGCCCAACTAAAAAGGAAGGCATCGGCCCATCAGCTCATAGGATTTGTACATATAGTTGTGTTTTGCCGCAATCTGCTCAATGGGCTTTGCAACTGTGTCAGCTCCCAAACCATCGGATCCAAAAAAACAGCCCAGTGAGCAGAAAAAAAGTACATATCGAAGTGatatgttataaatttattctttttcattttttaacgaGCATTCTAGAAACattgttaaaaaaatctaaaaaattatatgttataaATCATTCACCATATCATGGGAAGAAAACATCATGCATCTCGAAAATGAATCTTCAGAACCACGATGCTCATTTAATGTATGTCTTGGAGGTCTCATGTTTTTTTTCCCTTATAACGTGGTGAGATGTCTGTTTCTAGACTCATATTTTATTGTCTTCAACGTTCGTAATTAACCTCACGACAAGTTTCTGTCTCAGCTTCCATGTCCATGGTCTCACCTTTCGAGGGGTTGAAGTTCTAAAACTTTTcactttctttaaattatttttaatttaaaaaatagttttgctTCAACCCAAAAACACCTTGACACGAAACTGCTTATAAAATATCTTTGACTTTCAATTTCTCAATAATGTaagactattttttttcttattcggACTGTTGTCTCTATAAGAGGATAGAAGCCTTGAAACTCATGTTTGTGTCTTACATTAAGGATTCTTCTTTTAACACTAATATTTAACTGTTGAGGCTGTTTGAacttttaagtttattattgTACATTGAAAGTGTTGTTTGCTAGATTAAATTAATGAAGTCCTATTTAATGGATTTTACTTTAGGATAATAAACtgaaatttagtttaatttgaatTACCATACAGTATCATAATGTCTAGCACGGATACTAATCCTCATCTATTGCCTGGagataaatttgaatatatttttattataagatgAAACTTTGAATCATGTGATGCAATTAATGCAATGAAAGCTTAGGTTTTCTACCACACCAACTCCAACTCTTACAAATATCAATGGTAATCTCCATTGAAATGAGCTTCATTTATAATAATCCCTACAACTTAATTACATGTCAGGAATCTTATTAATAGCTTGGTGGAGTTACCCATGATTTCTTTGCTTTAATTTCAAgcaacaataaaattaatttttttaaacaatgttCAACATAAAGTATACTACTTACTACTGAAATAATttacaagaatttgaaaatttgattaatGTGTAACTAAGAAGGGAATGGATCCCTGCAGAGGATCCTAACCTTTcaataactattttatataatattttgcagAAAGTCCCATCTATTACTTACTGAAAAATTGTCTTTAAAAATTACTTACTGAAAGTCCCATCTATTCTTCAGATAATTAATTGATACGAGTTGTTCGTTTGTTTTaatcatagaaaaaattatcttaCTCATTTaccatattttttgttatcgattacaaaaattataaattaataaaggtattagtaaaaaaaaaaaagtatccaAGCTatgatatgaaaaagaaaaaaaaaaaacactgtccaaaaaatatttagattaaaTAATTACTCTGTAGTTCCTAAActatttgatgattttttattaagttcTCGACCTACCTTATGACTCTTtgaatatgtatatttttttatctgagcccttatatatatatatatatatatatatatatatatatatatatatatatatatatatatatatatatatatatatatatatatatatatatatatatatatatatatatatatatatatattttgcttGTTGATTAAAAAactctatttttcatttcatagaGTAGATATGAATGACTTGCATCAACACATATAATCAAGTATAAAAACTTCGAAAAACTTGCTTTTAATTGAAAACTAACAAcgataaatacataaaaatatatcatattatgatagctgttaaaaatagttaaaaagttgaaaaaaataataacattagaaaaaaatgtatttgaagtttttttcattatatgcGACTTTAATCAAATGTGTCAATAATCCGTAAGTTGTAACATGAAAAATTACCAAACATTATcaacattaatatttaatatatataaacatttttgaAACATTGGTTAAGAGAgcaacattaataaataaaatgttgaaaGATTAAAAGCAGAATTAGGCAAAGGATTAAGAAAAAAGCATGTTTGACTGAATTACTAATTCgatttaagttaataaatagaaaaagataGTTTTATTTATGGAAAATTGGTAAGAATTTATAAGAGATTAGGTAAAtgacatatatatgtatgaacAACTTCGAATGGGTAACTTATTGATACAAAATAGAGAATATAATAATCGAATGGCCACAATTTGTCCCATCATTTTACACATTCATTTGTGACGAATTAAAAAGAAAGTGAGAATGAAGACTCTTCTAAAGTTGTCCGCTGAAGTTTAATCACCATTAGTAGGAGCCACCTATGCTAGCCAGCCCTAATGAATACAAATGCATGCatggaattaattaattatatttaaagaagcaattaaatataaataaaagataatcaaTAGTGAAAAAGATGGTAATATCCGTGAGAGGGGGTGTATTTACTTCCTAATTTCTACGTACCAATGTTCTTCATCttaatttctcttctttttccttaTTCTTTGTCGGGCACTAATAAAAGTCTCTTTTGAAACCTTATTTGTGAAAGATGGGGAAAAGCTGGTTTagtttaaaacaataaaattgtaatattagtttaatttttgttttttaaattttagtgtttttagatttaaaaaaaaaacattttgatcgaaaaagtataaaaaaacatacattCCAAAACCCTATGATGTATAgtgtaaagaaataaatttatgaaattaaagcacaactcaattttacaaaatttgttcaagtgaaaattaatttttaacatgatatcatatgattgaattaagcataaaatatatttttcaaaataatatcacaatcaattaaatattttactaactATTCGTAAATACTTACTTTCATATTTCAAGATATCTATTCGTAAATACTTTGTTTCATATCTCAAGATATATATGTCTCTATATAAAAGATGtaaaataagacaaatttattatatatatatatatatatatatatatatatatgtataaatacaAATCTTATTTACATATACgattttatagaattaaattgAGATTATATACAATTGTATACTTTTCAAAATCTACTATAGTGATGGAAAAGCAAATTAGAGAtcaaaattgtaatttaaaaagaaagtgCGTTGCTAGAAGTTTTAACGAATTGTGATATTTTAGAATTCTTTCATAAACCATTTTCTTAATTTCCTAAACGAATTActtatgtttcattttttaattatgttgtattagctaaacaataatatatatatatatatatatatatatatatatatatatatatatatatatatatatatatatatatataaagaagccaaAGTCGATGACTATAAAATCATAGCTCACGAGATTAGTCTTGTCTACGTTTCaagttgtgaaaaaaatattatgtattggATGATGAGATTGTGATGTATGTGTTTGGTATTGGGTAGAATTTTCCTTGATAAGAAAGATATAAGATGAACCTATAAAAATTGGTCTTACCCAAGAAAACCAAGTAAACCAAAACCGTTCACTAATCATGCTAAACCATGGGCGAGGACTACCCTAcgtatttattaaaataaaaagacgattttagtaatattaaataaaaaaatggtataTGTATGattgttatgaaataataactttaaaatacaTAGGTAAAAAAAGAGGAAGTGGTATAGTATCATAAAATCATGTTTAGTTTGTGATATAGAAGTGTTatgttgttgtgttgtgtgCAGAAGGCGTTTATTGAAAAGAGTCAAAGTATGCACAGAAGTAGAGAAAGAGAAATTAATATTAACGTGGATTCACGTGAATGTTTGTATGTCCAACAAACATCCACGTTTAGCTTCATGAATTTCTTCGTATTCACCTGCTTCTCATAAACCCTACTCTTCTAACTCTTACTTAACTAATCAATAAAAACAACATGCTAACTAAATAAGCGTCAAACAACCACCATAACCTTTGGCGGCGCCGGCGATATATAACAtcattttgttttctcttccatttcttGGGGCTTCAACTTCAACATATTAGTGCCCATAGATTTTGTGCTTTCACATGAATTTCTATGTTTTAATTctaattaagtataattaatctctctttattttacaattttaactgACCAGTTCAAGGTGAATCATTAATTAGATTAACGgtcaaaataactaaaatttaaattttgaaaaaaagacaaaaaacgAAGGACCTGGAGGGAAATCATGCATGTCCCAAAAGCTGCTACTATGGGAGAACCTTATGATAGATTATTGTGGTGATGATGATTGAGCCTCATATGTCGCATTCGAATCAGTATCTCCAAAAGGTGCTTCTTCTCAACGTCATCTATTATATCTGCAGCCTCTGACAAAAtagtttcatatatattttatcattgtgGAGTGAGAATAATGCACCttcatactaaaaaaaaaattgtagtaaactaaattatatataaaaaatagttttttcagATAGGAAAGCTGGTTGAACTAAATTTAAATGAGTAATTAATAGAAATACCTTAGAgagtagagctgtcaaaatgggttggaacctgcgagccaacccggctcaccacgggttcggttgggttgggttgaaatttttttacaaatttcaatacgagTTAATTTTTGACTCGGTTCATTTAGAACCCGGCTCATCCAagttgaacccgtgatgagccggaTTGACTATCAACCCGCAGATAGAAGGGttacacaagtattttttattaagttaggctttacatttgggtcatgttaggttttttttttaaccaacacataaataatttgtattttttttattttggtttgtatttggattgtattaaagtttatttagattttaattagaattataatttagttttgacttaaaataaaataatatatatatatatatatatatattttaattaagtgaatctGTAAGCTAACTTGTTTAACCTGTTAATCCGTGATGAGTAAAGTTATCCGTTTTGATAGCTCTAATAGAGATacattcaagtaattaaaatgaaaatcctAAAGAGAAAAGGACTAATGTGAGGAGAAGAAAAACCTCAAGAAAACTTTGCACGTAATGGAAGAGACAGAAAATTTTGCATCGTTAAAAATAGTGTGTGATTGTCCGAGTAATGATTCCattttcaaagaaaagaaagaagcaaGATTGTATTAACAacctttttctaaaattataaatatcttaagtgaaattaaatatagttttaaaaaattaatagagtTGACTTCTCgcaattattttcctttccgCCGTTTCCACTCGTTCAACTATCGATAGAGTTCCTTAACTCTCTTCTCATAATATCTATAATCTCGCATGGGGCTTAACAATTTCAacatttgtttcaattttccagtgtcaaaaaaaatatataaaataaatcatgcAGCTGTTTCATTGTTcttgaaattgttaaaaatgGATTCAATGCCATCACGATAATCTCTTGGTCACCTTATTTGCGACCAACATTCGAAGTCCAATTCTACGAACGatataaagaaataaacttcgatttttttgtttttcattcagTGAAATGATGTTTTTGGGTAAAACAAATCTCAGTCCCATTTTCAATCAAGTCCTATAAGTTTTTACAAtatgcattaattttattaccttTTCAATACCTCTGGATGGTTTGTTAGATAGTCCGATATGAGATGAATGTTAGAACAAGACATATACATTATACGTCGAATCACGTTagatttttttgtgtttatttttctttcttttattttttttattattatcttgtttctaaaaataaaattatgttagaagtgaattttaaacctaattcaacaCTTTAAAACTGATTTATAAGGTGATACctcctttatatattataaaattagtttattttcagtattataaaattagtttatcttGAGTCGACAAGAGACTTCCAAACAACTGATAAATCTAAGTAAATCAAGTGATGATATATGATGATTAAAAGAAAGTTTAGCAGAGACAAGAACCAAGAGAAAAACAGAGACCAAAAACAAAGCACACGTATATTTTAAGAAGTACAGAATTATTAAAAGGCTTAAAGAAAAGTATGGTAAGAGTACAGTTAAAGCCTATGTCATCACCTTTTGTTTCAGAACGATCTGGACACTGAAGCCCTTTTTGGACCCTTTTGAAATTCTGCAGTAACCAACTTGTGACACTGTGTGACTGTGTCTGATGCAGAATTTCTCTTGACAAACCTATTTACCAATCACCATATAATATGTACCTCTTAATCAAATTGTCCACTTGTATACCACTTGGTGCTCTGTGAAAAAACATCCCCAAAGtacctttttttttccaaattgcCCACATCACAAATATAAGTGCAATGCACAATGAAGCTGagaaagaatgaagaaaatcaCACATGACCTTGCCTCAGGAAATTAAATAAGCCAACCCATTAGTTTATCtgataaaaaaatcagaaatctTTAGGAGTTGATACTTGAAAGTGATACTCATACTGTTGCACAAAAAGCTAGGGACTGGCCTCAAACGGTGTTGGCCATTATAAATACACCCACCCCCTCTTTCATTCCGTCAAGCTCAGTTTCTTTGTGTTCctcactttcttttcttctgcTTTATTATGCTTTTAAGCTTTTACTCCCAAACCAAACAAGAAATTTTGCAGCTACCCTTTTTATCCTCTAACCAAAATGGCTGGGAATTCTCCATGTGCTTCATGCAAGCTTCTGAGACGCAGATGTACCAAAGAATGCATCTTTGCTCCTTATTTCCCTTCCAATGACCCTCAAAAGTTCGCCTTAGTTCACAAGGTTTTTGGCGCTAGCAATGTTAGCAAAATGCTGCAGGTATCTCACAcagatatttatatttcattttagcTTCTTGGGTTTGATAACTTTTTGGTTCAAgttagtttttttcttcttgtataGTTTGAAAATATCATACCCACATGCGATATAATCAAAATAGTGTATGTATTAGCTTTTGAAGTGGAATTAGATTCATAGTGAGATTCTGACAATGTATGTTATTGGTTCAGGAACTTCCTATTGAGCAGAGAGCAGATGCTGTGAGTAGTTTGGTGTACGAAGCACATGCAAGAGTTCGGGACCCTGTGTATGGTTGTGTTGGGGCCATATCCTATTTACAGAACCAGGTTTCTGAGCTTCAAATGCAGCTTGCAGTGGCTCAAGCAGAGATACTCTGCATCCAGATGCAGCAGGAGCCAGTGATGCCGAATCCAGAAATGGAAAACCCAGATCAGAAATCTTACCTTCTCCAGAATGAACTCCCTCAGTTTCTCAACTATGCCTCTTCTAGCAATGTAATTTACGATGCTGTCTCAAGAGACAACATTTTTGGACATGATATGGTTTCATGAATTCAAAAGTTTTGCTCTTCTTTCTTCCTTGTTTAGTCCCCTACAAACATCGGTTTTCACTGTTTTAATCGCTCAGAGTGTGTAGTTGTGTGATTCTTTGAGTTaagacaatttaaaataaacttctAAAAGTGCTGGAGACTCGTTTGTAAATTAGGTTATAGTATATAAGTTCAGTATCattctttattaaataatttataatattgaaGTAGATGTAAAGCTACATACTAAAAcaatattagtatattttaaagattattattaaattattatataacccttttagagttattattaaaaacatcttcaaatatataatttcgtATTTGATGTGGAAACAAAACTTTGACGTGAAACAATCACTCTTATGAATTTGaattagttcaaaattaaaaagattaactgttaatattaatatatattgaaagAACACGGTAGTGCGTTTGTCTccaaagtttataaatttatttgaatttttaaaactttaaaagataatatgatgaagtggAATCGAAATAGTGGTTTATTAATTATAGTCATTTACTGTTGCTCAATTATTTTT carries:
- the LOC114175272 gene encoding ferritin-3, chloroplastic; protein product: MLLRTASSFSLLNPNANANANTNADHILPLINPSSAIRCNSHAKSFVPCATKGSNNRPLTGVVFEPFEEVKKELDLVPTLPEASLARQKYTNECEAVVNEQINVEYNVSYVYHAMFAYFDRDNVALKGLAKFFKESSEEEREHAEKLMEYQNKRGGKVKLQSIVMPLSEFDHEEKGDALYAMELALSLEKLTNEKLLNLHSVASKNNDVQLTDFIESEFLGEQVEAIKKISEYVAQLRRVGKGHGVWHFDQMLLHEEGVTA
- the LOC114163114 gene encoding LOB domain-containing protein 12-like codes for the protein MAGNSPCASCKLLRRRCTKECIFAPYFPSNDPQKFALVHKVFGASNVSKMLQELPIEQRADAVSSLVYEAHARVRDPVYGCVGAISYLQNQVSELQMQLAVAQAEILCIQMQQEPVMPNPEMENPDQKSYLLQNELPQFLNYASSSNVIYDAVSRDNIFGHDMVS